The Candidatus Aminicenantes bacterium genome window below encodes:
- a CDS encoding GGDEF domain-containing protein, protein MMRRIAFSGLLLLGMWTFIRGVQYPIIHYKTSDGLPQNYITALAQDSDGFIWVGTQSGIGIFDGNDFIRTLSTMEGLPGSYINDLVAGPNNQMWVATDEGAALMQSMKTTHVWARGTRIQRLFPVSGTGLGFFALGGGRLLRVDDSQEPATVGFLGNDKQQRIRHAALDTRGTLTVLANRQVYQLTSEGQWIPFDTNRAIDFLIYRQDKLYLAGEGVLSIAAPGESIVSVNLPAACGEMRDLDIDQGGGIWLGTDKGLFSYDPGPGDWQHFHAGNGLNYSRVNRVFVDREHTVFAGTRYGLSFLSGITFRMYSTDDGLPSEFICSLLEDTPGTILAGGYDGISEIRNGRGRAFAVNRQLQNKQVRALLKVGPRNYLVGTRYNGIFRWDRNQRLELLLGDVRVLSAIRDSNSVFWFGTDNGLLRYDGHNSFQTILEGLHHQRVWAMAEWSPGVLILGTGNGLQVYSHGRFVSSDLETRLGPINITDIHVASSGEILVSSVVHGLFIYRETDLLNFTTRNGLLHNDVWYALKDSQGQIWLNTSVSLDRYHNGYFSHFNKNTGLFGDEGFIHTTLETSDGSLWFSVSPGLVELPPSTRSLDPVPPRVPNLSIRVDDQPIPLDKPIQLSSRQNSVEFSFFTVSTRRDQPLYYRWRLLPRQQEWQPPSQKTSVHFLNLREGLYTFEVMADNGFFQEDSQKQCQRISFEVTPPLWRQWWFWGLTALAFFGLIRLATFIRLRMLETQKRKLEQRVYEHTSELARKNHELVVLSITDPLTGLKNRRYLNDRIGDDVHMIERSLFPRKDSAAAGRRYRREDLILTFYVIDIDHFKSVNDIHGHTAGDRVLVGVAQALRRELRTSDIIIRWGGEEFLVVTRNKRADNSYLLAERLRKSIESRAFHISSGETVRRTVSIGFARYPFVQGNIRAVSWQQVISLADSAMYLAKLNGRNLSVGIDPGPGFTEVPFSQIITRMDEQAAAGRIRLYSTRDELQFHSHT, encoded by the coding sequence ATGATGCGCCGGATCGCCTTTTCAGGTCTACTCCTTCTGGGAATGTGGACTTTTATTCGCGGGGTTCAGTACCCCATTATTCATTACAAAACTTCCGACGGACTTCCGCAGAACTACATTACCGCTTTGGCGCAGGACTCGGACGGATTTATCTGGGTGGGGACCCAGAGTGGAATCGGCATCTTCGACGGTAATGACTTTATACGCACACTTTCAACCATGGAGGGGCTTCCGGGCAGTTACATCAATGACCTGGTGGCGGGTCCAAACAACCAAATGTGGGTGGCGACCGACGAGGGCGCCGCCCTGATGCAGTCCATGAAAACCACCCATGTATGGGCCCGGGGAACGCGCATTCAGCGTTTGTTTCCCGTTTCCGGAACCGGCTTGGGTTTCTTTGCATTGGGGGGCGGCCGCCTCCTGCGAGTGGACGATTCGCAGGAACCGGCTACCGTTGGTTTTTTAGGAAATGACAAACAGCAAAGAATCCGTCACGCTGCCCTGGACACCCGGGGGACCTTGACTGTCCTGGCCAACCGGCAAGTGTACCAGCTCACGTCCGAGGGTCAATGGATTCCATTTGATACCAACCGCGCCATCGATTTCCTGATTTACCGTCAAGACAAGCTATACCTGGCTGGAGAGGGGGTCCTCAGTATCGCCGCACCGGGAGAGTCGATCGTTTCCGTGAACCTTCCGGCCGCATGTGGAGAGATGCGTGACCTGGATATAGATCAAGGTGGAGGCATCTGGCTGGGAACAGATAAGGGCTTGTTCAGTTATGACCCCGGACCCGGTGATTGGCAACATTTTCACGCCGGAAACGGGTTGAACTACTCCCGAGTCAACCGCGTATTCGTGGATCGTGAACACACGGTATTCGCCGGTACCCGTTACGGTTTGTCATTCCTGTCCGGAATCACTTTCCGCATGTATTCGACAGACGACGGCCTGCCTTCCGAATTCATCTGCAGCCTGCTGGAAGATACACCCGGCACCATCCTGGCCGGCGGATACGACGGCATATCTGAGATCCGTAACGGGCGCGGTCGAGCGTTTGCCGTGAACCGGCAATTGCAGAACAAACAGGTGCGGGCTTTACTGAAGGTCGGTCCGCGAAATTACCTGGTGGGCACTCGTTACAACGGCATCTTCCGCTGGGACCGCAACCAACGCCTGGAGCTCCTTCTGGGTGATGTGCGGGTTTTAAGCGCCATCAGGGACAGCAACAGTGTGTTCTGGTTCGGAACGGACAACGGATTGTTGCGCTACGACGGCCATAACTCGTTCCAGACCATTCTTGAGGGGCTTCACCATCAGCGGGTCTGGGCCATGGCCGAATGGTCTCCCGGAGTATTGATTCTTGGAACCGGCAACGGCCTTCAAGTCTACTCTCATGGCCGATTTGTTTCCAGTGACTTGGAAACCCGCCTGGGACCGATCAATATAACCGACATTCACGTGGCATCCTCGGGGGAAATCCTGGTTTCCTCCGTGGTCCATGGCCTGTTCATCTACCGTGAAACGGATCTACTGAACTTCACCACCCGCAACGGCCTGTTGCACAACGATGTATGGTACGCGCTCAAAGATTCTCAAGGTCAAATCTGGCTCAACACCAGTGTCTCTCTGGATCGATACCACAACGGGTATTTCTCTCACTTCAACAAAAACACAGGCCTGTTTGGAGATGAGGGATTCATCCATACCACCCTTGAAACCAGCGACGGCAGCCTGTGGTTCAGCGTATCCCCGGGCCTGGTGGAACTGCCTCCCAGCACGCGCAGCCTGGACCCGGTTCCTCCAAGGGTTCCCAACTTGAGTATACGTGTAGATGATCAGCCTATCCCCCTGGACAAACCCATCCAACTCAGCAGCCGCCAGAATTCAGTAGAGTTTTCCTTTTTTACGGTTTCCACACGCCGGGACCAGCCTTTGTATTATCGCTGGCGCCTTTTGCCCCGTCAGCAAGAGTGGCAGCCCCCTTCCCAGAAAACCAGTGTTCACTTCCTTAACCTCAGGGAGGGTCTTTACACATTTGAAGTCATGGCGGATAACGGTTTTTTCCAGGAAGACTCTCAGAAACAATGTCAACGCATCTCTTTTGAAGTCACTCCGCCGCTATGGAGACAATGGTGGTTCTGGGGTCTGACCGCATTGGCGTTTTTCGGACTGATCCGGCTGGCTACATTCATACGCCTGCGTATGCTGGAAACCCAGAAACGCAAACTGGAGCAGCGGGTATACGAACACACAAGTGAGTTGGCACGAAAAAACCATGAATTGGTGGTCTTATCCATCACCGATCCCCTCACCGGCCTCAAAAACCGCCGTTACCTGAACGATCGCATCGGTGACGATGTACACATGATCGAACGCAGTCTTTTTCCGCGCAAAGATTCCGCGGCCGCGGGGCGCCGTTACCGCCGCGAAGATTTGATCCTGACCTTTTATGTGATCGATATCGACCACTTTAAAAGCGTGAATGATATTCACGGCCACACTGCGGGTGACCGGGTTCTGGTGGGAGTGGCTCAGGCCCTGCGGCGGGAGTTGCGCACATCGGATATCATTATCCGTTGGGGAGGTGAGGAGTTCCTGGTGGTCACACGCAACAAGCGGGCAGACAACTCCTACCTGTTGGCTGAACGCCTGCGCAAGAGCATTGAATCCAGGGCGTTCCACATCTCCAGCGGTGAAACGGTCCGGCGCACCGTCAGCATCGGGTTCGCGCGCTATCCTTTTGTTCAAGGAAATATTCGAGCGGTCTCCTGGCAGCAAGTGATCTCACTCGCAGACTCCGCCATGTATCTGGCCAAACTGAACGGTCGCAATCTTTCAGTGGGAATCGATCCCGGGCCAGGATTCACGGAAGTGCCTTTTTCTCAAATCATTACCAGGATGGATGAACAGGCCGCGGCCGGACGCATCCGGCTCTATTCCACCCGGGATGAACTTCAATTCCATTCCCACACATGA
- the tatB gene encoding twin-arginine translocase subunit TatB: MFGSIGFQEILLIFVVVLLVFGPDKLPRFARELGKFIRDFRSTVNDARHTIQEEVDRHDITKDIRNMDSELKKLQDDDHNGPKKSG, from the coding sequence ATGTTCGGCTCAATAGGTTTTCAGGAAATTCTTTTAATTTTTGTTGTCGTTCTACTGGTTTTCGGACCAGACAAATTGCCACGCTTTGCCCGTGAACTGGGAAAATTCATCCGCGACTTCCGCTCCACGGTAAACGATGCCAGGCATACAATTCAGGAAGAGGTTGACCGACACGATATCACAAAGGATATCCGCAATATGGACAGTGAACTGAAAAAACTCCAGGATGATGATCACAATGGTCCAAAGAAAAGCGGATGA
- the tatC gene encoding twin-arginine translocase subunit TatC: protein MMITMVQRKADEMTFFEHLGELRRRILISLAIILVFFLVSWNFVDEFYAWIAQPVQQFLPPGQKLVFTALTEPFMMYIKLAFMVSVFGASPLIFHQLWLFIAPGLYPKERRLVFPFVLFTTVFFLLGGAFGYYAIFPWACRFFLQVGQDFTPMLTINQYLSLAFRVIFGIAVVFELPVLVFLLSRLGIVTARMLIRYFKWAIVLIFILAAVITPTPDMVTQSLFAGPMILLYLLSIGIARLAAPRRK, encoded by the coding sequence ATGATGATCACAATGGTCCAAAGAAAAGCGGATGAGATGACTTTTTTTGAACACCTCGGCGAATTGCGCCGACGGATACTCATATCTTTAGCCATTATTCTGGTTTTCTTTCTGGTGTCCTGGAACTTCGTGGACGAATTTTACGCCTGGATTGCCCAACCCGTACAGCAATTCCTGCCTCCAGGCCAGAAACTGGTGTTTACGGCTCTGACTGAACCGTTCATGATGTACATCAAACTGGCCTTCATGGTATCTGTTTTTGGCGCTTCGCCATTGATATTCCACCAGTTATGGCTGTTTATCGCTCCAGGCCTGTATCCCAAGGAACGACGCCTGGTTTTTCCCTTTGTATTATTTACCACTGTTTTTTTCCTGCTTGGCGGCGCTTTTGGATACTATGCCATCTTTCCCTGGGCATGCCGTTTCTTTCTTCAGGTCGGACAGGATTTTACACCCATGCTGACCATCAACCAATACCTCTCGTTGGCGTTCCGGGTGATCTTCGGCATTGCCGTTGTGTTTGAACTTCCGGTACTGGTATTTCTCTTGTCACGGCTTGGCATTGTTACCGCGCGCATGCTGATTCGTTATTTCAAGTGGGCAATTGTGCTGATTTTTATTCTGGCCGCGGTAATCACACCCACACCCGACATGGTTACGCAATCCCTTTTTGCAGGCCCCATGATCCTGCTCTACCTGCTCAGTATCGGAATCGCCCGCCTGGCCGCGCCCCGCCGCAAATAA
- a CDS encoding TRAM domain-containing protein, which produces MIYIYKLIFVAVFAFIGYHHPPFLGTTQQMGAVIGAATALALVILALRVRVTELKYIWSSSIGMLLGILVGLGLYALTESISLFFSAKVFFQMVFLFGFPITGLFIGLQKPNMFSPLNIKEFLRGSSAFTDSFLLDTSAIIDGRIVPIAASGFISGELIITQFVLAELQSIADSSDPSKKIRGKRGLDVIDQLRKTPEISVTILNKSVSGVKEVDQKLVLLARESNFKVITNDVNLSKIAKLQDVSILNINELAFSLKPIVYPGEHLTVNILKEGKEKRQGIAYLEDGTMVVVDDAKSDIGKTLRIEVTSVLQSTTGKMIFGKKS; this is translated from the coding sequence GTGATTTATATCTATAAACTCATCTTTGTCGCCGTATTTGCGTTTATCGGGTATCACCATCCGCCGTTTCTGGGAACCACGCAACAAATGGGAGCGGTCATCGGTGCCGCTACCGCCCTGGCCCTGGTGATCCTGGCGCTGCGTGTCCGCGTCACCGAATTGAAATACATCTGGAGCTCATCCATCGGCATGTTGCTGGGAATCCTTGTGGGGCTGGGGCTTTATGCATTAACCGAATCGATCAGCCTTTTCTTTTCCGCCAAGGTGTTTTTCCAGATGGTTTTCCTGTTCGGATTTCCTATTACAGGACTTTTTATCGGCCTGCAGAAGCCCAACATGTTCTCACCACTGAACATCAAGGAATTCCTACGCGGCAGCAGTGCTTTCACGGATTCCTTTCTGCTGGATACCAGCGCCATAATCGACGGACGCATCGTTCCCATTGCCGCATCCGGTTTTATCAGCGGTGAATTGATCATCACCCAATTCGTGCTGGCTGAACTGCAGTCCATTGCAGATTCATCCGATCCCAGCAAGAAGATTCGCGGCAAACGCGGCCTGGATGTAATCGACCAGCTGCGCAAGACTCCCGAGATCTCGGTCACCATCCTCAACAAGTCTGTATCCGGCGTCAAGGAAGTCGACCAGAAACTGGTTCTGCTGGCGCGGGAAAGCAATTTCAAGGTGATTACCAATGACGTCAACCTGAGCAAGATCGCCAAACTGCAGGATGTCAGCATCCTCAATATCAACGAGTTGGCATTCAGCCTCAAGCCCATTGTTTATCCGGGGGAACATTTGACGGTCAATATACTCAAGGAAGGCAAGGAAAAACGCCAGGGCATCGCCTATCTCGAGGACGGAACCATGGTGGTTGTGGATGACGCCAAATCGGATATCGGAAAAACCTTGCGCATTGAGGTGACTTCCGTGCTTCAGTCCACCACGGGCAAAATGATTTTCGGCAAAAAATCCTGA
- a CDS encoding 2-C-methyl-D-erythritol 2,4-cyclodiphosphate synthase, translating into MLKIRAGAGYDIHRLERGGKLMIGGIQVSNDLHFVAHSDGDVLLHALIDALLGASGQPDIGELFPDTDPRYRNISSSTLLENVLLRLHENGFTIINIDCTVVAQKPLLQPFKPAMRENLARMLKIPADAIGVKAKTREGLGAVGRGEAIECYCICMIRARAES; encoded by the coding sequence ATGCTCAAGATCCGCGCGGGCGCAGGGTACGACATCCATCGCCTCGAAAGGGGAGGGAAGTTAATGATCGGCGGAATCCAAGTCAGCAATGACTTGCATTTCGTGGCCCATTCGGACGGTGATGTGCTGCTGCACGCTTTGATAGACGCCCTGTTGGGCGCCTCGGGGCAACCGGACATCGGCGAATTATTCCCGGACACCGATCCCCGCTATCGCAATATCTCAAGCTCCACTCTGCTGGAAAATGTCCTTTTACGTTTACATGAAAACGGTTTTACAATCATTAACATCGATTGCACCGTCGTGGCCCAAAAACCTCTTCTGCAACCTTTCAAGCCGGCTATGCGTGAAAACCTGGCGCGAATGCTGAAAATCCCCGCCGATGCGATCGGGGTGAAAGCCAAGACCCGTGAAGGCCTGGGCGCGGTGGGTCGCGGCGAGGCCATTGAATGTTACTGTATCTGCATGATCCGCGCACGCGCTGAATCATGA